From the genome of Pseudomonas mohnii:
ATTGCCCATGGAGCCGGACAAAACCAGATCCATGCCGCCCTGCACCATCGGGTGCTCCCAGGTGATGAACTGCATGTCTTCGCGGGACAGCGCCTGGTTGCGGTCGTAGGTGATGGTCACGCCTTCGTCGTCGCCCAGCGGGAAGCTGGCGTCGAGCATTTTCTCGCTCGGCTTGAGGATCAGTGCGTTTTCCGAATGGTCTTCGCTGTCGATGCCGAATGCGTCGAACAGGGTTTCCATATAGATCGGCAGGGCGAACTGATCGTCTTGCTCAAGGATGGCTTCGACCAAGGCATCGCCTTCGCCGGCGCCGCCGGAATTGAGTTCCAGCAGGCGGTCGCGGCCAGTATGCAGTTCGGCTTCCAGACGTTCGCGTTCGGTGCGGGCTTCGTCGATCAGCGCTTGCCACTCGCCATCATCGGCCTCTTCCAGCAAAGGCAGCAGGCGCGGGCCGAACTGATGTTGCAGGGCGTTGCCGGTCGGGCAGGTGTTGAGGAACGCGTTCAGCGCTTCGTGGTACCACTGAAACAGGCGCTCTTGCGGGCTGGTTTCCAGGTACGGCACGTGAAGCTCAATGACGTGTTTCTGACCGATCCGGTCCAGTCGGCCGATACGTTGTTCCAGCAGGTCCGGGTGGGACGGCAGATCGAACAGCACCAGGTGATGGGAGAACTGGAAGTTGCGACCCTCACTGCCGATTTCCGAGCAGATCAGCACTTGCGCACCAAACTCTTCGTCGGCGAAGTAAGCGGCGGCGCGGTCACGCTCGAGGATGTTCATGCCCTCATGGAACACCGTGGCCGGGATGCCGGAGCGCACGCGCAGCGCGTCCTCCAGGTCCATGGCGGTTTCGGCGTGAGCACAGATCACCAGTACCTTGGTGCGTTTGAGCATCTTGAGGGTGTCGATCAACCATTCGACGCGGGGATCGAATTTCCACCAGCGATCTTCTTCGTTGGCGTCTGGCTGCGCCTGGAAGCTGACTTCCGGGTAGAGCTCGGCGTGATCGCCCAATGGCAACTCGAGGTACTCGTCCGGGCACGACAGCGGGTACGGGTGCAGTTTGCGTTCCGGGAAACCCTGTACGGCGGCGCGGGTGTTGCGGAATAGCACGCGGCCAGTGCCGTGGCGGTCGAGCAGTTCGCGCACGAGGCGGGCGCTGGCTTCGGTATCGCCATCGTTGACGGCTGTCAGCAGGGCTTCGCCTTCGTTGCCGAGGAACCCGTGGATGGTCTTGTGCGCTTCAGGCGACAGACGCCCCTGGTCCAGCAATTCCTGAACGGCCTCGGCCACCGGGCGATAGTTTTCGCTCTCGGCGCGGAAGGCGTGCAGGTCATGGAAACGGTTCGGATCGAGCAGGCGCAGACGGGCGAAGTGGCTGTCCTGGCCCAGTTGTTCCGGGGTCGCGGTCAGCAGCAGTACGCCAGGGATGGTTTCGGCCAGTTGCTCGACCAGCGAATATTCAGGGCTGACCTGATCTTCGTGCCACACCAGGTGGTGCGCTTCGTCGACCACTAACAAATCCCAACCCGCTGCGAACAGTGCGTCCTGGGCTTTTTCATCCTCAACCAGCCATTCGAGTGCCACCAGTGCGAGCTGAGTGTCTTCGAACGGGTTGCTGGCATCGCTTTCGATGAAGCGTTCTTCGTCGAACAGCGCGACCTGCAGGTTGAAGCGACGACGCATTTCCACCAGCCACTGGTGCTGAAGGTTCTCCGGCACCAGGATCAGCACGCGATTGGCGCGACCCGACAGCAGTTGGCGATGGATCACCAGACCGGCTTCGATGGTCTTGCCCAGGCCCACTTCGTCGGCCAGCAGAACCCGTGGAGCGATACGGTCGGCGACTTCGCGGGCGATGTGCAACTGGTGTGCAATCGGTTGCGCACGCACGCCACCCAGGCCCCACAGCGCGGACTGCAACTGGCGGCTGGTGTGTTCCAGGGTGTGGTATCGCAGGGAAAACCAGGGCAGCGGGTCGATCTGCCCGGCGAACAGTCGGTCGCTGGCCAGACGGAACTGGATGAAGTTCGACAGCTGGGTTTCCGGCAGGGTGACCACTTCGTTCTGCGCGTTGAGGCCGTGGTAAACCAGCAGGCCATCGACATCGTCGACTTCGCGAACGGTCAGTTTCCAGCCTTCGAAGTGAGTGATGGTGTCACCCGGCGAGAACCGCACGCGGGTGAGGGGCGCATTCCGTAGCGCGTACTGGCGGGTGTCGCCAGTGGCCGGGTAGAGCACGGTCAACAAGCGGCCGTCCTGTGCCAGAACGGTGCCCAAACCCAGCTCGGCTTCGCTGTCACTGATCCAGCGTTGCCCCGGTTGATACTGCTGCGCCATGCTGCCTGACTCCCACCTTGAAAAAGCGGGCTATCTTAACGGAATGAGGGCTTGAGGGCCAAAAGAATAGGAGCGGCGGCAAGCTTTAAGCTCCAGGCCGCCAGTTGAACCGGATGCATTTTTTGCGGGTGGTACGGCATTCACAAGTGCCAACTGAGTCACAGTTTGCGACCGATGGCTCAAGTCGCCACCCCCGCAGCCGACAGCCTGCTGACAGGAGACCACTAAATATGCTGCCACCGATGCTCCCCTTGAGTGCTGTGCCGATCACTTCACAGCATGACCCGGTCCGTCCACGCCCTGACATTGCACCTGTGGTTCCTGCGCAGGAGAGCTCCAGCGACAGCACCATCGACCTGAAAAATCGCGACTCCGACGAAGCCACTTTGCTGTTGCGCGAGGAACAGCGGCGGCGGCAGGAGCGCGAACGACGCCGTCGTGAAGCCGATGATGACCCCGAGGCGCACCTGGCGATCCCGGGCGATGAATTGAACGCCGATAACACCGTGCCCGTGGCGCCGCTGATGGTGGATCAGCCACGTCAAGGTTTGTGGGTCGATATCGAGATTTGAGTTCGCGACTGGTCAGCGAGGTCATCAGACCGCATTATTGGCAAAACCCTGCCAATCGATACGGCAGCGCAATCTCAATTCAAGCGATGCACTTAACCCCATGAGCCAAGACGACAAGCTGATCGACCTCAACGCCGAACGCGCCAAGCGCATCCATGACCTCAACGACAAGCGCTTGAATGAAGTGCGCCAAGCGTTCGAGCAGGCCATGCCTTTGGGTAAAGCGAAGAAAAAGCCAAAAAACAAACCTAAAAAGCGCTAAACCCGCTGCATTAATTGATGCAGGTCAGTTTCCCCCTCCTTTACTCCCGGTCCAGCGCCCGTTATCGGGCGACATTGATCCCGATCAATATTCTCTCCTGCCTGTTTGGATAACTTAATCCCATCGCAACAAGGCAACTGCAGGAGACGCGTCATGTTTTTCGACAACGTGGTGATCGCCGGAGTGCTGACCGTCAGCCTCATGTTGGTGTTCTTTGCAGGATTCGGATTTTTTATCTGGAAGGACTCGCACAAGCGGAAAAAACCGTAAGTCTTTCTCGATGTAATGAGCACGCAAGGCATTTTGGGCAACTTCGGTTGCCCTTTTTTTTGTCTGCGAAAAACTGATCGACAATGCAGGGCTCGCTCCCACGGGAGGAGTGCTGTTTCTGCAGAATTGCATGTCAATAAAAAAGGCGCGGTCCTTGCGGAGCGCGCCTTGTTCGTTCGGCTGCGTATCAGCTGCCGAGTGCCTTCGAGGCCAGCCAGAACAGCCCGGCCGACAGGCCCACCGTGGCTGGCAGGGTCAGAACCCAGGCCAGCAGGATGTTTCTGACGGTGCCGCCCTGGAGGCCGCTTTTGTTGGCGACCATGGTGCCGGCCACACCTGAAGACAGGACGTGAGTCGTGGACACCGGCAGGCTGAAGATGTTGGCCAGGCCGATCAGGCTCGCGGTGGTGATCTGTGCCGACATGCCCTGGGAGTAGGTCATGCCCTGCTTGCCGATCTTCTCGCCGATGGTCAGTACCACGCGTTTCCAGCCGATCATGGTACCCATGCCGAGGGCCAGTGCGACCGCCAGAATCACCCAGAACGGGGCGTATTCGGTCGTGGTGGTCAGGTCTTTGCGCAGCTTGTCCAGGTCAGCTTTTTCACGTGCCGCCAGGCCTGGCAACTTGCTGACTTTCTTCGCCGTGTCGTCCAGGCAGAGCAGGTAGCGACGTACTTCGATCCGCTGTTCCGATGTCAGCGAGTGATAGTCGGCTACACCCTTGAGGGTGCCGAGCAGGGCGGCGATGGTCGGTTCGGTCTGTTGCGGGTTGCAACGGAATTTCTCCGGCAGATCACCTTCCACACTTTTGCCCAGGGCCAGGAATTCACCCAGGGTTTCGTTATTGCGCTGGTAAAACTGGCTCAAGTGCAGGGTCGCGTCACGGGTCCGCTCGATCTGGTATGTGGTGCTGGTCAGGTCGAGTACGAACTGCGCCGGTACGATACCGATCAATACCAACATGATCAGACCAATACCTTTCTGGCCATCGTTGGAACCGTGCACGAAGCTCACGGCCATCGCCGAAATCACCAGTACCAGGCGGTTCCAGAACGGCGGATGTTTCTTGTCGTCGATCTTGCGGCGCTGTTCCGGTGTCTTGTGCATCTTCGACAGTGGGCGCCACCACTTGAGGCCGATCAGTATCAGCGCGGCGATCAGGAAACCCGCCATCGGCGAGAACACCAGCGATGCTGCGATATCGATCGCTTTCTGCCAATTCACCCCGTCAGCCAGGGGGATATCGTTGATCAGTGCGTTGGCCAGGCCCACGCCGAGGATCGAGCCGATCAATGTGTGAGAGCTGGAAGCGGGGATGCCGAAGTACCAGGTGCCCAGGTTCCAGGTGATGGCGGCGGCGAGCAACGAGAACACCATTGCCAGGCCGTGGCCGGTGTTCACATTGATCAGCAGTTCCACCGGAAGCAGGTGAACGATGGCATACGCCACGCCAACGCCGCCCAGCAGTACGCCGAGGAAATTGAACACACCGGAAAAGAACACTGCCAAGTGCGGCGGCATCGCTTTGGTGTAGATAACAGTGGCGACCGCGTTAGCGGTGTCATGAAATCCATTGATGAACTCGAAGGCGAGGACAAAAGCCAGGGCGAGCAAGAGGCTCACAAGCACCCAAGCATCCAGTCCGCTGAATAAATCGATCATGAAGGTTTTCTGACCCGGTCATAAGGGGGCGCGATTATGCCAGAAAAGACTGTGAATCGATGCACTAGCTGCTCATCGGTAACATTCTTCAACGATTTATTTTGCATCAGTACCCAAAAAATCCGTGATTTTTCAGGCCTTGCAAGTCATTGAATTTATTTGAAAAGCCTTGTGCTACAAGGGTTTCAGTTCCTGAGAGGAGACTGCTGAATGCTTGTATGAAATTTCTGAGAGGAGGGTCAGATGTGAGCCTTTTACCTCGTCCGATGGTCAAGGTGGTCGCTGCCCGCTTGTAGCAGGCGCAAAAGGCAACATCAATACATCCCGCTTTTAACGGGTGTAAATGCAGACCCTTGAAAGGACTCAGGCCGAAGCAGTCATGGCTCTTCGGCCTTGAGTTCCTTTTCCATCTTCTGCAGTTCCTGGATGAATGCCTGATCCTGAACGGTGGCGCGTTTACGCCAGGGTTTGCGTTCCGGTTCGGGCTGGGCGGCGTAGGTGGTGACTTCCCCGCCGTACACTTCCTTGTAACGTTGTTCCTGGCGCTCAAGTTCCGCGCGCAGTTCGTCTTTCGTCACAGTGCTACCTGATTGAGTTGAGATAAATTCTGGTGAAAACGCGCTGCTCAATGTATTGACCACACTCATCGAAATGACGACGCCCTTGAAGGCATCGTTTACGGCAGTGGGATCTATACTTCCATGTTGCAGGCGGCCACGGCACCAGAGAAGAACGGCTGACGTAGCATCAGTTTCCTGTTCAGCGAGCGCGTTGGCGATGCAAATGCAGGCAGCGTCAGGCGCTTGCTGTGGGTGGCGGCGATGGAATATCGCGCCACCGCGTAGTCGGTTGGGCAAGTAAAAAACCGCTTGGCGACTGAATTGCATTATAGCGAGCGAATCACAGAACACTATCGCCAATGAGTTAAAAGTCGATCTTGATGTGTGATTGGTTTGTTACCCCTAACTTTCGGCTAACTAGATAG
Proteins encoded in this window:
- the rapA gene encoding RNA polymerase-associated protein RapA; the protein is MAQQYQPGQRWISDSEAELGLGTVLAQDGRLLTVLYPATGDTRQYALRNAPLTRVRFSPGDTITHFEGWKLTVREVDDVDGLLVYHGLNAQNEVVTLPETQLSNFIQFRLASDRLFAGQIDPLPWFSLRYHTLEHTSRQLQSALWGLGGVRAQPIAHQLHIAREVADRIAPRVLLADEVGLGKTIEAGLVIHRQLLSGRANRVLILVPENLQHQWLVEMRRRFNLQVALFDEERFIESDASNPFEDTQLALVALEWLVEDEKAQDALFAAGWDLLVVDEAHHLVWHEDQVSPEYSLVEQLAETIPGVLLLTATPEQLGQDSHFARLRLLDPNRFHDLHAFRAESENYRPVAEAVQELLDQGRLSPEAHKTIHGFLGNEGEALLTAVNDGDTEASARLVRELLDRHGTGRVLFRNTRAAVQGFPERKLHPYPLSCPDEYLELPLGDHAELYPEVSFQAQPDANEEDRWWKFDPRVEWLIDTLKMLKRTKVLVICAHAETAMDLEDALRVRSGIPATVFHEGMNILERDRAAAYFADEEFGAQVLICSEIGSEGRNFQFSHHLVLFDLPSHPDLLEQRIGRLDRIGQKHVIELHVPYLETSPQERLFQWYHEALNAFLNTCPTGNALQHQFGPRLLPLLEEADDGEWQALIDEARTERERLEAELHTGRDRLLELNSGGAGEGDALVEAILEQDDQFALPIYMETLFDAFGIDSEDHSENALILKPSEKMLDASFPLGDDEGVTITYDRNQALSREDMQFITWEHPMVQGGMDLVLSGSMGNTAVALIKNKALKPGTVLLELLYVSEVVAPRSLQLGRYLPPAALRCLLDPNGNDLSARVSFETLNDQLESVPRASANKFIQAQRDQLTPRINAGEEKITPRHAERVAEAQRRLAADTDEELARLTALQAVNPTVRDSELVALRKQREQGLAMLEKAALRLEAIRVLVAG
- a CDS encoding aspartate-semialdehyde dehydrogenase, which translates into the protein MLPPMLPLSAVPITSQHDPVRPRPDIAPVVPAQESSSDSTIDLKNRDSDEATLLLREEQRRRQERERRRREADDDPEAHLAIPGDELNADNTVPVAPLMVDQPRQGLWVDIEI
- the ccoM gene encoding cytochrome c oxidase subunit CcoM; translation: MFFDNVVIAGVLTVSLMLVFFAGFGFFIWKDSHKRKKP
- a CDS encoding inorganic phosphate transporter yields the protein MIDLFSGLDAWVLVSLLLALAFVLAFEFINGFHDTANAVATVIYTKAMPPHLAVFFSGVFNFLGVLLGGVGVAYAIVHLLPVELLINVNTGHGLAMVFSLLAAAITWNLGTWYFGIPASSSHTLIGSILGVGLANALINDIPLADGVNWQKAIDIAASLVFSPMAGFLIAALILIGLKWWRPLSKMHKTPEQRRKIDDKKHPPFWNRLVLVISAMAVSFVHGSNDGQKGIGLIMLVLIGIVPAQFVLDLTSTTYQIERTRDATLHLSQFYQRNNETLGEFLALGKSVEGDLPEKFRCNPQQTEPTIAALLGTLKGVADYHSLTSEQRIEVRRYLLCLDDTAKKVSKLPGLAAREKADLDKLRKDLTTTTEYAPFWVILAVALALGMGTMIGWKRVVLTIGEKIGKQGMTYSQGMSAQITTASLIGLANIFSLPVSTTHVLSSGVAGTMVANKSGLQGGTVRNILLAWVLTLPATVGLSAGLFWLASKALGS